Proteins encoded in a region of the Neodiprion lecontei isolate iyNeoLeco1 chromosome 5, iyNeoLeco1.1, whole genome shotgun sequence genome:
- the LOC107219714 gene encoding KN motif and ankyrin repeat domain-containing protein 2 isoform X4 translates to MGVKSFIRKRLPFYACVSRPSAQTEGPPDLDNASITSGNSNPSTGALQNVREQMATALERMKDLEEQVKAIPMLQVKVSVLKEEKRHLQQRINEFNRWETENRSTLHRYRSQSFSEDRTPSAPDPKIPTRDMGTMCGVMTRDVGVSHQQIRTRDAGMVTSTPIQQRLENIDQTTASIDDTLLSTPKRNISHMKLERSRLQIESILPSVMGRPEQKLSRSGLKLENIFPELTLRKVLQRSDLRIETINPDYDLIRNKSDVQKENSVISRTNQRKKVLQRGGFYCDEISPKLKEEMLNLNTRSCGTETTLTMKDVKTSEEFTMELDESLRIHKVMNTPKRVQTISVETQCVPEVKPLLKIVEKKDQAVQVSKPLKLTSNVGVTVKPRSSDVGIEAKPGPGTRNTASGPDPVSAQTISLNALGTRSHSFNYGDSKLTRKSTKSIGLTVDGLIKTAARSTDTTGLTPKKREFGTSTLKKKFIDVAVGDSVRSPHISISCSANYCDNCKDTIKTLAKQIVNNTDNINQQNNNQVSRIPRPSYISLSSPTDHRRQFKRQDTYTKIPCSTVIKYDADNKEQYESNNRLQNSETEEVHDEKISSEESSPAGEKSEVEEKHGLPDSALFQPIQEKPRQKVKPSREMGAAMKVLNDNLKKSPSRNISHQIKNATTIIQQEWFKVSSTATANPLDVEDYLDCFEEISSSLLEYIVNMNDASGNTAMHYAVSHGNFDVVSILLDSKVCDINRANVAGYTAVMLAALAEVRNSTHSSVANRLFQLADVNVRAKQHGQTALMLAVSHGRKDMAKLLLDAGAAVNIQDEDGSTALMCAAEHGHTEIVRLLLAHPDCDSSIVDVDGSSALKIALEAGNRDIGVLLYAHEYVNRGISPYSSMRRSRRGSQPTTPTGGPSPSAPVSPAPSRRFHSSTMSLNSTKYLSK, encoded by the exons atgggTGTCAAAAGTTTCATTCGTAAGCGTCTACCGTTCT ATGCCTGCGTATCGCGACCTTCCGCACAAACGGAGGGCCCACCGGACTTGGACAATGCCAGCATTACAAGCGGGAATTCTAACCCTAGTACGGGGGCGTTGCAG AATGTCAGGGAACAGATGGCGACCGCGCTTGAAAGGATGAAGGATTTGGAGGAGCAAGTCAAGGCGATCCCCATGCTGCAA GTTAAAGTGTCCGTtttaaaagaagagaaaaggcATCTCCAGCAGAGGATCAACGAGTTCAATCGGTGGGAAACTGAGAACAGAAGCACGCTGCACAGGTACAGAAGTCAATCGTTTTCCGAGGATCGGACGCCTTCTGCTCCGGACCCAAAAATTCCCACCAGAGACATGGGAACCATGTGCGGAGTTATGACCAGAGACGTTGGAGTGTCTCACCAGCAG ATAAGGACCAGGGATGCCGGGATGGTGACAAGTACGCCGATTCAACAACGATTGGAAAACATCGATCAGACCACCGCGAGCATCGATGACACTCTGCTATCAACACCTAAGAGGAACATTTCTCATATGAAACTGGAGCGTAGCAGGCTGCAGATCGAAAGCATTCTACCAAGCGTTATGGGAAGGCCTGAACAGAAATTATCTCGTAGTGGTTTAAAgttggaaaacatttttccagaATTAACGCTACGTAAAGTTCTTCAACGAAGCGATCTGCGAATTGAAACGATAAATCCTGACTACGACCTAATCAGAAATAAGTCAGACGTGCAAAAGGAAAATTCAGTGATCTCTCGTACCAATCAGCGAAAGAAGGTTCTTCAACGTGGTGGTTTTTACTGCGATGAAATATCACCAAAATTAAAAGAGGAAATGTTGAATCTAAACACACGGAGCTGCGGGACTGAGACAACTTTAACGATGAAAGATGTAAAGACGAGTGAAGAGTTCACCATGGAACTTGACGAGAGTTTGCGGATACATAAAGTCATGAACACCCCCAAGAGAGTACAAACGATTTCTGTGGAAACGCAGTGTGTTCCGGAAGTAAAACCACTCCTGAAGATTGTTGAGAAGAAGGATCAGGCTGTGCAAGTTTCGAAACCTCTAAAGTTGACCTCCAATGTCGGTGTAACGGTGAAACCGAGATCTTCCGACGTCGGTATCGAAGCCAAACCTGGTCCTGGAACAAGGAATACCGCCTCAGGACCGGACCCGGTCTCTGCGCAAACGATATCACTAAACGCTCTGGGGACCAGGAGTCATTCCTTCAACTACGGCGACAGCAAGCTGACAAGAAAATCTACCAAGTCGATTGGGCTCACGGTCGACGGTTTGATCAAGACTGCCGCAAGATCCACGGACACCACAGGATTGACCCCGAAGAAACGGGAGTTCGGAACTTCTACcctgaagaagaaattcatcgacgTCGCGGTCGGCGATTCTGTAAGATCGCCACACATCAGCATTTCGTGTTCGGCGAATTACTGTGACAATTGCAAGGACACTATCAAGACATTGGCGAAACAGATCGTAAACAACACCGACAATATCAATCAACAGAACAATAATCAAGTATCGCGCATACCCAGGCCATCCTATATTTCTCTGAGTTCCCCGACCGACCACAGAAGGCAGTTCAAGCGGCAGGATACCTACACCAAGATACCGTGCTCAACTGTCATCAAGTACGACGCTGACAATAAGGAACAATACGAATCGAACAACCG ACTCCAGAATTCGGAGACGGAAGAGGTACACGATGAGAAAATATCATCTGAGGAATCATCGCCGGCAGGGGAAAAGTCCGAAGTTGAAGAGAAGCACGGTCTGCCGGACTCGGCGTTGTTCCAACCGATCCAAGAAAAACCCAGACAGAAAGTTAAGCCGTCTCGAGAGATGGGTGCAGCCATGAAAGTGCTGAATGacaatctgaaaaaatcaCCCAGTCGGAATATCAGTCATCAGATAAAAAACGCGACGACAATAATACAGCAGGAATGGTTCAAGGTTTCGAGCACGGCAACCGCGAACCCTCTCGACGTTGAGGACTACCTCGACTGCTTCGAGGAAATCTCCAGCTCTTTGTTAGAGTACATTGTCAACATGAACGACGCTAGTGGCAACACCGCCATGCACTACGCGGTTTCTCACGGGAATTTCGACGTCGTATCAATTCTACTCGATTCCAAAGTTTGCGACATTAACAGGGCTAACGTCGCCGGTTATACCGCCGTCATGTTAGCTGCCCTCGCAGAAGTTCGGAACTCAACACACTCGTCTGTCGCTAATAGACTGTTCCAATTGGCAGACGTCAACGTTCGCGCAAAACAG CACGGACAAACTGCCCTTATGCTCGCGGTGTCTCATGGGCGCAAAGACATGGCCAAGCTGTTGCTGGACGCCGGTGCCGCGGTCAACATCCAGGACGAAGACGGCAGCACGGCGTTGATGTGCGCAGCGGAACACGGACACACGGAGATCGTGCGACTCCTGCTCGCCCATCCGGACTGCGACTCGTCGATCGTCGACGTGGACGGAAGCTCGGCTTTGAAAATCGCTCTCGAAGCCGGGAACCGCGACATCGGGGTGTTGCTTTACGCCCACGAGTACGTCAATCGTGGAATAAGTCCGTATTCCTCAATGAGGAGAAGCCGCCGAGGCTCCCAACCAACGACACCAACCGGAGGCCCATCGCCATCGGCGCCCGTGAGTCCGGCACCATCGAGAAGGTTTCATTCTTCAACCATGTCGTTGAATTCGACAAAATATTTGTCCAAGTGA